The Cryptococcus depauperatus CBS 7841 chromosome 3, complete sequence nucleotide sequence TGGGGCTTAAGGGGGTAGAGATGATAGGAGGTGGGAAAAAGATCGAGCCGGAACAAGCGCCTGCGGTTGCTCATGAATCTGCTTCTAATACCGCATCCAGTGCAGTTGCCATTGCAGATGAGGTAGCGATGGCTGAGCCGGCGTCTACAATTGCCCCTGCATTAGCTACTTTGGCTCCTGCGTTCATTCCGGCAGCCACTTCTTCTACTCGCACAACAACCCCTTCATCAGTAGAAGCTACCAGTACTGGAATTAAAGgtatcaaaaaagaaaaaaaatctcAAAAGTCTACGCCTGCCATCAGTACCAAGAGCCTaccagaagaagatgcGCTTTCTGTTCCAGCCTCATCTCAATCTACTGCCCATGAAACAGGAActaaaagcaaaaagaacaagaaagagaagatgccAGCACAATCCATTCATCCACTTTCCAACGCTCAGGgcaatgaaattgaaagaccagaagaagcagagaaaagTCTAGACACCATTGCGCTTTCTAGGATGGAACAAAACATTATCAGTCAATTCAAAGACGTTCTCAGCTCGGAACTGTCTCCGCTCGCATCGTCCTCCTATTATGTCTCCTCGCCGCAGTttacatcttctctctcttcttccctttccgttcctgtttctttttcaatattATCCACTGTAAAACCCGCTTTGGAAAAATgtgtcaaagaagaagttgcTAAGCTCGAGCAGAGCCTTAAGGGAGGGGTTACAAGTCAGGTGGGGAGAACGGTGGAAGTTGAGATGGGAAAAATTGGAAAGAATCTGGAAAAGAGTTTGGGATCCGTCATTTCAAGGACAGTGGCATCTGCTATACATACTTCGGTAAGTGGTCGTTCACATGACAGAATGAAGCTAAACAATGTTTTTAGGTTGACAGACTCATTCAAGAATCAATACAGACCACTCTCCTCCCCGCGTTGACATCCACCACTCAAAATCTCACAGAACACCTTCTTTCCGAGATGCGCTCAGAACTATTACAAATTCGTAAAGAGCTGGAACCACCCAGCGCCAAGGATGCTCATAGAGGGCAAGTATCAgcggaagaagaaatgaagagGGTGACGCAGGAGTtagaagaaatgaaaaacATGTTGAGTGggttgaaagagattgtgCTTGGACGTGGAACGACTGGAGGTCTTGGACGGTCTTTCGTTAATAACCATCCACCTGCGCCTGAGCAAGTGACCGGACCTGCTCCAGTCCCAGCATTCAATGCACCTGTATCCACTTCACAAACCATCCCTCTTCCTATTCCGTCTTCCACCTCCGCCGGTGTCTCAAAACTTCCTAGTCCAGAAGAACTTAATGACACTTTCTTGTTGGCTCTAAGTGCTCAGAAGGTGCCTGTCACGTTACAATTGGTGAGCGACCACTTAGCGATGACTGATTATCTTTTCTCGATgcaaaatggaaaagcagTGTTGGTTCAGGCCGTCTTATTGACACTTTTACATCGGGTGAGCAGCCtttgatatatatagatgTTGGCTGACAGCAACTTGGGTTTTAGGTCTCTGTCGCTCTTTCCGAGCTGCCTCCTTCACACCCCCTCTATATCCATCTCCTCACATGGAGTCGTCGCTCAGTTATCTTACTCGACTCCAAGGACGCAAGTATCGCAAGCTACCTTGTTCGCGTGTTATCCATTGTGCAAGATTTATTGAACAGGCTGCTCGCGGGACCACACATTGACCCACATATAGGACAGATTATACGAGAAATTTTGAATGTGACGGATGAAAAACTCAGGCTTGCTAGCTACTAAAGGAAAGCCGCGGGAATGAGTTTGAGGTTGTGTGTATATTTGTATGCTGAGAGTAGATTTGCGAGGGACGAAAGTAGGCATAACGACCTTGACTAACTTGCATCTTGCAAGATGaatgaaattgaaacaAATCTCAACTCTCTTGTTCATAGAATCAGTGGGATGACTAGTGAGCGCCCTGCATGTAAATTATAGCCCATCAATCGTGTTTCTATGCACATTTTCACCGGTTCTGATCAAAACACCCAGGTATCTAACACATCCTTAAACCATTTATACTTGCTCAATCCCAACATATTCTGACTCCGCTTCAGGCTCCATCAAGGCAGCATGTCCAAGTATTAAGATCACCGAGCTGCTCACAAGCCAGAAGAACGTAGACACGGGTGAGGCAAACCATAAAAGCAGGAGACCAATGACGAACAGGCCTGTATAAAGTGATTTTTGAGTAACGGCATGGTTGCCTATTTGGAGAGGTCCGAGAGCAAAGCGGTTGATGGCTATGAAGCCACCagcaagaaagacaaaagcaatcaagagaagagtaTTTGTCAGTCTACCCAGCAAGGAGGCAAGTATACGTCAATTCGTttctggcaaagaaaaatgagacaGCGTACAGGGCATAGATGGCAAGGATACCGATGACGATGAGATAGTTGCCTGAAAAATGCCGAGTGTTGTACGTCACACGCTGTATCAGGTAGCACTCATCTCAGTATATGCCAACTCGACTGTTTACAAGAGGGCATACCGACGTGACTTCATTGAAATCTCTTGGTCGAGATAAATGTCGGTGGTCAAACTGATATAACCCATGAGTTTCCTCGTTGCCAGCCAGACTCGTCGGACAGAGGATCAGCGCCGCTTTAACATACAAATCCTTGAGGGAATTTCAGAGTAGACAATTGTGTTTCCTGTACTCATTGTCAGTTCTGTCCCTCATATCAAATTCTTGCTGCTTCCGTCACCAGTGTCGGGAAAGAGCCTGCAGTAAGCAGAGAGATAGCCAAAGGAAACCTACTCGAAAGCCCTTGGCTGCATCCACAACTTTATAGATATATTCCATCGTTAAATCTACTTGATGTGGATGAAAAAAGTAAGAAAGAAGTACGAATTGAATAAATGGCTGTGAATTCATAGCAACTGATTCGTTCCTGGCGGCGTCCTCCGCTTCATATAAATACAGctatcttttctgtttcATGGACACTTTGTAttgttctttccattctcatTCATCAAGGTTTCTTGTCAGATAGCTCATTGACTATGACTCCGGAGCGTTCCAACAGCCATTTGCTGCTGTGTTCATGATAGGACTGTCGTTTTCAAGCGTACAACCCTGTCCTCGCTCCCAATGCCCGCTATCACTTTCAAGCTGGCGGCCAGACCGAAATAGGAAGCCAGTGGTTAGCACCCATGACTGTACGTGGGCTTTGTCTAATCTCTCTATAATTGGTCAAAAACTGCTCCATTATATTACCAATGACGGCTTTGTAACCTTCACCTAGCTCTGATCTTCCTAATTTCCATCAGGCTTCATCTCGCCTCAAGACCTCCATTCCAAGTTTTGGCCGCATCCAAACCCTGATCATCCTTCAATGTACGTCTCTATCTATTTATCGGGTCATTTATGGACTTATCGAGTTCTCTGCGAACCCTCTGTAAGAGTCCTATAGACtcattttgaagaatgagaCTATGAGACCAGAACTTATGGGAAATCGTTGACACGGGACAGGATTTTCAACGGCCAACAACAATAGATAGAAAGAGAACGGGACAGTGATGGTATGAGGTAAGTAAATTTAGTAATCTCTTGGGTGTCTTTGCTGCTGTTCCATGTCCATAGCCAATTAGCGAATGaatcttgtctctttctgtCAAGTTTATTTTTGGGCCTTGATTTGAATTGATTTCATCCTCAATATTGACAAGGCCTACTACGCAAGTTGATAAGCAGGAATCTCGTTTGTGCATGTGAGCGACCAGAGATCCTCATTTTGGGATTGGATATGAAAAGTTCAAAGACTCTCAATGCAAATGCTAGAGATTGGATGAGCAAGAGAGTTGTTCACATTCTTTGGAAGGACAGTGCCACTAGACCGGACTGATTGTTTATTTCAGCATTCAAAGTCATATCTATATGATTGAGTCAAATACTCCTACAAGAAGCTGTAAGAATTACCTGTTGTGACATGAAACAAAGAATAATAATCAATATCAACGTTTCGCAAAAACCTCGTCGAATGAGTTAAGGGCAGAATAAGAACTGTGTCATATTCATGACGACAGATAGCTGATATAAGTAGCAATATCGTAGTATAGCAAGTAGACGTAATACAAACTGCAAAATGGTGCCAAACAATCTTCTTTATTGATCTAATAACCTGCAGCAACCCCGTTCTTCCTAGAGTCACTCGAAGCAAATATCATGCCGTGTTGTCTCACAATGGCTTGTACTACAGTAGACATTGGTCATTCGTTCTTTCGTTATATAACAAACTCACCTTCAGATATACCAATATTCACATCGATCTCCCCAATCTTTTGTCCTCTACTTTTGAGATCGTCAATAAGATTTTGGTCAACGCTTTCCGGCCCAACCTCCAGAGTAGTTATATCAGGCACTATCTGGTTATGTACTCGATATGCCTCAATAGATTCTGAAACATTCATACCAGACAGGAGATTCACAAGGACTTGAGcaatggaagaaaagatacGGGATCCACCCGAACCGCCTATCACTGCAAAGAGACTTGAAGCggatgagtttgaaggGTATTcgaggatgatggaagGTGCTATAGATGAAAGTGGCCTATATCGATTGACAAGGTGAATTTTGTTCTGTAAGACAGAGTATAGGTATTAGATTGCTCACTTTTTGCCGGGGGCTGGATAATTCCAAGGGCTTGGCCAAAGGCCAAATGCATCTGGCGCACCAGGTATGGCAAAGTCATCTTGATGTAGTCAGTCAGCGAATCTCTGTTGGCAAATTAAAGAGATACCTTGCTCATCGTTGAATATGATGCCAGTTCTGGGATCCATGACATGACTTCCCCAAATGAGATTGACCTATCTTGCCAAGGAGATTAAACGCAATAAGCCGAGGAATAATATCACACGACAACACGAACCGTTGATGTCACACTGGCAGCGCCTCCCCACTGGTCGACCACGCTCACATGAGTAGTTCCGTGGTCTATTGGAGTATCATACTGTAAGCCGTAGTAATCTCCTGAGTGAGTGTTGTTCTGATACAAATACAGTTGTCATTTCCAGACCTACACAAAAAAATGGTATCGCTTACATCGCTTATTTTTCCTCTGACTTTGTTAGCCCACTCTTTTGTGTATATCTCGTTTATTTTTCTACTATCTTCTGCAAAAGCAGGATCAGTAATCCAGGATCGGGCTCCGAAAGCAAATTTTATTGCTTCGATGAATCTATGCACATTTAAGGGATTCCGGAGTCCACCATTCTCAGTGATTTGAAGAGTTtcaagaatgttgagaagGCCGAGCATGACACCACCCGATGAAGGAGCAGACGTGGAATAAATTTGTTTGGACATGAAGGTGGAATGAATTGCCGGATAGGATAAAGCTTTGAAGGCTTTCAACTGCCGTTTTGTATCAACATAACTTATCCGTCACAAAATAAATGACTGACATCTTCTAGAGACATGATTCCTCCAGCTTTGACGATGGTCTCTATGCTACTTTCCGCGATTTCTCCCTCATAGAAAGCACTTGCGCCCTTGTCTGCTATAATTTCTAGAGTCTTGCCATAATTAATTCTTTGGATAAAGTCGCCTTCTACAAGCAATGATCCTCTAGGAGCGTAGACAGACGACCACGTCGGCGAAGAAAGCATGAATTGACCGTACAGCTGAAATTCCAGTCAGCAGATGATGCTAACCGACGACGGTATTGCATACTCGTAGACGTTTGGCAAGCTCCCTGGATACGAACCAGCCTTTTGCCAACTGAGCGACAGGCATAACTACATCTTTCCATGGAAGTGTTCCGTAAAGCTTGTGAGCTGACATAATCAGCCGATGTAGTCAAATGTGAAATACAACGTTGCTTACCAACCTCCAGCCCTCTCAATTCTCCTGGCACAGCTACAGCCAATCCTCCTATCTGAGCAGATGCCCGTCCTTTCTCCTTACTCCCATGCATCCATTTATTGCTCTTGGCAGGGCTTGTCTCTCTAAAGTCCAATGCCACAATCCTTCCGTCCTCAAGCTCGCCCTCAAATCCCGCATCTTGAAGAAGTTTCCTTGTGACCGTGTGATGCTCCGGTATGCGAACAACCATgaaacctccaccaccaatacctgaagaaaaagcattGAGTAGGCCAATACACAAGGTGGATGTGATGGCAGCGTCGACTGCTGACCCATTTCTGTCCCGCAAAATAGACAAACCGAGATTTGAACAAGTCGCATCTTCTGCAGCGACAGCTGCTGTTGTTGCATTGATGAGATACGCTTGATTCCTTGGAAGACCTGTGGGCTAGACACATGAAAAATGCATCGGTAAGTGACTTGAAGTGACATGGATCCGAAACATACAGGAGGTAATGTCCAGACAGGAGGAACCATAGGCCCGTTGCCCAATTCTTTATTGTTAGCCCAAGGCCTAGAAAATATGGCTCCTATTACCATCCCTAGCAACACCAACAGACAATACATTAACCATCGTCCCATTCTATCTTGTTGCTGCCCTACACCAGACCAGTGTTCGCCGCCATTCTCCATAGGGTCCGGCTCTGTATAGCTCTCGTTTGATTGTACAGAGGGAGGAATATAGTCGTCACGATCTGCAAATTGTACTCGACGGAAGGGGGAATGTTTCCATATTTTCCATGATGGTGCAGGAGGTTCTTCTGTGGAAGCAAGGGTACCCGCTTCAAGACTGGAAGGTGACAATAGAGGGGTCGTTTCCGTACCATTTACTACTGTAATTGGATGAGGAGAGCGACTAGTGAAGGACATTTGAGAATGGTTATAACTATTTTATAAAGACTACATATAAAATATATAAATGCTTTATAAATTCAAATTGAGATGTAATGTTCATAATGACGGGTAGTTGATTGTTGATGGTCGGCGATGTCCGACGTCACTTGTCTCCATTACTGTTTTGGATTTTTGCATACATTCAAAGAATTCTACTTTTGTTTATCATTCTGCTATTCGAAAGTTCTATCTGCTCAAGAAATCTGAATACACCACAGGGCCCTAGCGACGACGGCGCCACCGCCCACCATGCACTTGCCAGAGAAAACACTTTATTGAGTCAAGAGGCCTTCACACTATTTATTAGGAGGCTGTAACTGTCTTTTATTGAATTGtaaactttttcttgaggGATCATCAATGGCAGTGACTCGTTCAAGAGATATAGTTGATCCATAGACTTTGCTCGCTCGTCATCGGGCGAGTATGCATACACTCTCCAATATGGAACTGTGTTATGAACCAATGTATTTTTATCATGCTTTCCAATATTGTATATAATACATAAATCATATGGTTAATATCCTCGGCCATAGAATTTGCATAAAATACCACGTCCCGTCCGATCCGTGAAGTCAAGTTGCATATCGCTCGGTTAGTACCAAGGTGGGGGACCACTTGGGAATCCCGGGTGCCgaggttttttttttcgtgAACCTCTTTTTCTGTCTAACGATTCCAACCACCACGGTACGATAACCACCCATTCAAGCAAGGACTGTTGTTTTACAAAGTTATGTATGTCTTCAACCACCAAAGcttttacattttttgGCATTATTTTTAACTGATATAAATGGTATCATAGGATCGAGGgatttcttctcaaaacatcagtCCACCTTACCAACTGTACCTTTTCCGTTCAAGAAGTTTCATAATTCAGGTTATCAATTTGCCAGTACTTGGGGTGAATTAGTATATTGTTTTTGTACATTCATACAAAAatcttgtttcttcaaAACGGAAAATGTAGAATCCTGCCTCTATCTAATCGGGTTATTGAGTTGTCCACAAAGTTAGCAACAGAAGCAAGCTTCTTTATAGGTAAACAACAAGAGTTTAATCAACATCCACTCAATCTGAACAACGGCCAATAATTCTGCCTGTGGAACTTCAAGGAAGAGGGACATGTTTGAATCTCGAGGCTTTGCTCTTCAAATGATGTTGTCCATTTCGGCAATGTATAATGATTCCAGCCGGTCAAGCGTTTATTTGGATAACATGAGTGACAGTCGTGTTGTCcctcaagaagaaaaacgCAGATTAGAAATTTGCTTTGAGAAGAAGCGTACTTCAAATGTGAACCGTAATGCAACTTGTTGACGACTCAAGGGCACTGGGCAAAAAGTGTGTCGAAACAATATAGT carries:
- a CDS encoding gamma-glutamyltransferase, which encodes MSFTSRSPHPITVVNGTETTPLLSPSSLEAGTLASTEEPPAPSWKIWKHSPFRRVQFADRDDYIPPSVQSNESYTEPDPMENGGEHWSGVGQQQDRMGRWLMYCLLVLLGMVIGAIFSRPWANNKELGNGPMVPPVWTLPPPTGLPRNQAYLINATTAAVAAEDATCSNLGLSILRDRNGSAVDAAITSTLCIGLLNAFSSGIGGGGFMVVRIPEHHTVTRKLLQDAGFEGELEDGRIVALDFRETSPAKSNKWMHGSKEKGRASAQIGGLAVAVPGELRGLEVAHKLYGTLPWKDVVMPVAQLAKGWFVSRELAKRLRLYGQFMLSSPTWSSVYAPRGSLLVEGDFIQRINYGKTLEIIADKGASAFYEGEIAESSIETIVKAGGIMSLEDLKAFKALSYPAIHSTFMSKQIYSTSAPSSGGVMLGLLNILETLQITENGGLRNPLNVHRFIEAIKFAFGARSWITDPAFAEDSRKINEIYTKEWANKVRGKISDNNTHSGDYYGLQYDTPIDHGTTHVSVVDQWGGAASVTSTVNLIWGSHVMDPRTGIIFNDEQDDFAIPGAPDAFGLWPSPWNYPAPGKKPLSSIAPSIILEYPSNSSASSLFAVIGGSGGSRIFSSIAQVLVNLLSGMNVSESIEAYRVHNQIVPDITTLEVGPESVDQNLIDDLKSRGQKIGEIDVNIGISEVQAIVRQHGMIFASSDSRKNGVAAGY